The DNA region CAGGATCACCGGCCGCCCCGATCCGGAGTGCCCGGTGTGCAGCAGGACCAGGCCCGCGACCAGACCGAGGGCCAGGAACAGGTTGTAGAAGCCGACGTTGAAGCGCCACAGCCGGACCTCCGGGGCGTCCGCCGTGCTGCCGGTGAGCAGGTAGCGCACCCGAGGGTGCCCGTACAGGTAGCTCTCCAGCGGCCACACCACGAGGTGGATCGCGGCGGCGAGCATGGCGAAGACCTGGCTCACGGCGTTCATGGTCGATGGCTCCCTGTCAGTCCCGGAACGGTGGGTGGACGACCGGGCCGGCCCAGGCGGGCGGCTCCGGTACCGGGGCGCCGGGGGCCCGGGCGACGGCCGGGACGGCCCGGGTGGGCGGCCCGCTCCCGCTCCACGGAGCGGGCCCGATGGCCGCCCGCAGCTCGTCGACGAACCGCAGGCAGCTGGGGTACCGCTCCCCGGGCTCCTTGGCGAGGGCCCGGGCGACGACCGCCTCGACCGCCTCCGGGAGGTCCGGCCGCGGCCCGAGCAGCCCGGGCGGCGGGTCGTTGAGGTGCGCCCAGAGCAGGGCGAGGTCGCTCTCCCGGCGGAACGGCGGGGTGCCCGCGAGCAGCTCGTAGACCACGCAGCCGAGGCTGTACTGGTCGCAGCGCCCGTCCAGCGGCTTGCCGGAGATCTGCTCGGGCGCGGCGTAGTCCAGCGTCCCGACGATCTGGCCGACGCTGGTCAGCCCGCTGAGCGAGAGGGACTTCTTGGTCAGCCCGAAATCCGCCAGGTACAGGTGCTCGGGGTGCTCGCTGTCGGTACCGGCGGCGACCAGGACGTTGCCCGGCTTGACGTCCCGGTGCACCAGCTCGTGGTCGTGCGCGGCGTCCAGGGCGGAGGCGATCTGCAGCGCCAGCCGGGTGGCGCGCTCGATCGGCACCGGGCCGTCCCGGTTGATCAGGGCCCGCAGGTCGCCGCCCTCGACGAAGCGCATCGCCAGGTACAGGATGCCGTCGTGCTCCCCGGCCTCGAACACCGGGATGATGTGCGGGTGGTCGATCCCCGCGGCGGCCTCGGACTCGTGCATGAACCGCTGGCGGAACACCTCGTTGCGGGCCAGCTCGGGGGCCAGCAGCTTGACCGCGACGGTCCGGCCGAGCCGCAGGTCCTTGGCCCGGTAGACCACGGCCATCCCGCCGCGCCCGATCTCCTTCTCCAGCCGGTAGCCGGCCACCTTCCGTCCGACCAGGCCGGCCGGCAGGCTGGGCGCCGAGGGCGGTTCGTCGGGGATCACGGCTCGCCGGTCCGGGTGGGCGCGTACGGGCTGTGCACCGGAGACGCCGCCGGAGACGCCGCCGGAGGCGGCGTCGGCGCCGGCGACGTCGTCGGGGGCACCGGGGAGACCGGGGTGGACACCGGTGCGGGCGACGGCCGGTCGGTGGCCGCGTACGTCTGCAGCTGCAGCCCGTCGCAGTAGCACCAGCGGTCGTGCACCGGGTCGAACACCCAGAGCGCCTCGCCGTCCGTCAGCAGGCCGATCCGCAGGCCGCGGGTCCGCTCCCGGAAGGACTCCAGGTCCAGCGTGCCCGCGGCGAGGTCCTCCAGCAGGGCGCGGTGCCGGGAGAGCGCGGCCTCGACCTCGGCGAGCGCGGGGCGCGGGTCGGCGGTGCGGGCGGGCGGGCCGCTCGCACCGGGCGGCGGCTGGGGGAGCGCGACCAGCAGCCGGCCGTCCACCCAGGCGGTCCAGCCGTTGGAGCAGAGGACCTGGGCCCAGTCGCCCTGCCGCACGATCAGCCGGACCGGGAGCAGCGGGTCGAGCCGGGCGGACGGGCGTGCGGGATCCGGGGCCGTCCAGGTCGCCATGCCGTTCGGTGGGGCGACGTGGGTGGGGCGGAACGCGAACTCGTCCATGGGCGGGTGGATTCCCTCCGCCGCGCGAGCCGGAGCCGGGAGTCGGAGCCGAGGGGCCGGTGCCGAGGGGCCGGGGCTGCGTGCGGCACTGTCACCGCAGGTCGGTTTCCACTCTACCGGCGGTGGCCGGGGCGGCTACTTGCGCATGATCGTCGGCTCGTGCCGCCGCAGCAGGGCGAGCACCGCCAGCCCGTACGCCAGCGCGAGGACGGGCAGCGCGACCATGCTGAGCAGCCAGCCGCCGCGCTCGTGGCGGAACATCGGGTCGGCGGTGATCGGGGTCGGGACGGTGAGGCGGCTGAGGTCGACCGTGCGGGCCATGGCGGACAGGCCCCACCGGGACGGGATCAGCCAGGCGAACTGCTCCAGTCCGGGCACGCCGTGCAGCTTGAGCATCAGGCCGCTGAAGACGACCTGGACGATCGCGAGGAGCACCAGCAGCGGCATCGTGGTCTCCTCCTTGTCGACGAACGCGGAGACCACCAGGCCCAGCGTCATCGAGGTGAAGGCGAGCAGTGCGATCGCGATGATCAGCTCGGGCACCTGGGGCATCAGCACGCCGGTGGTCACCGGCGGCGGGGCGTTCGGCCGTGGCTGTGCGGAGAGCGTCACCCCGGCCAGGCCGACCACGGTCAGCACCGCGGACTGGGCCACCGTGATCGTGCCGAGCACCACCACCTTCGAGACCAGGTACGCCGATCTGGACAGCCCGACCACGCGTTCCCGCCGGTAGATCGCGCGCTCCTTGACCACCTCGCGCACCGCGTTGGCCGAGCCGATCAGCACACCGCCGAGACAGAGCGTGAGCAGGCAGTTGATGGAGTTCTCGTCGGTGAGCCGCGAGCCGGCCATCACCCGGCACATCACGCCGATGATGAACGGCAGCGCGATCATCACGGTGAGGAACAGCCGGTCGGCGGCGAGCACCGCGGCGTACCGGCGCACCAGGGTGCCCAGCTGGGAGAGCCAGCTCTGCGGCTTCTCCCGGCCGATCACGGGAGCGGCCGACGCCGGTGGGTGCGCGGGGTGCGCCGCTTCGGCCGTCACGTACCGCCGGTACTGCGGCGAGGTGCGGAACCGCTGCTGGCAGACCCCCGCGGAGTCGCTCTCGAACGCCTCGAAGGCCTCCGGCCACTCCTCCTGGCCGAAGTACGCCAGCGCCTCGGTCGGCGGACCGTAGTAGGCCGTCCGGCCGCCGGGGGCGAGCACCAGCAGGCGGTCGCACACGTTGAGGCTCAGCACGCTGTGCGTCACCACGACCACGGTCCGGCCGTCGTCGGCCAGCCCGCGCAGCATGCGCATCACCGAGCGCTCCATGCCCGGATCCAGACCGGAGGTCGGCTCGTCGAGGAACAGCAGCGACGGCTTGGTGAGCAGTTCCAGGGCGATGCTGACCCGTTTGCGCTGGCCGCCGGAGAGGCTGGCGATCACCTGCTGGTCCCGCTCCTCCAGACCCAGTTCGTGGATCACCTCGGAGACCCGGGCCTCGCGCTCGTGCGGCGCGGTGTCGCCGGGGAAGCGCAGTTCGGCGGCGTAGGACAGGGCGCGGCGGACGGTCAGCTGGGTGTGCAGGATGTCGTCCTGGGGGACGAGGCCGATCCGGCGGCGCAACTCGGCGTAGTCGCGGTACAGGTCGCGCCCGTCGTACAGCACGGTGCCCTGGTCGGCGGGGCGCAGCCCGGTGAGCGCGTTGAGCAGGGTGGACTTGCCGGCGCCGCTGGGGCCGGCCACCGCGAGCAGCGCCTTCTCGGCGAGCGGGAAGCCGACGTCGTCCAGCAGCACCCGGTGGTCCGGGCCGACCCGCACCACCAGGTGCTGGACGTCCAGGGAGATCTCGCCGGTGTCGGTGTACTCGACCAAGCGGCCGTCGACCAGGCAGAGCGCGGAGTGGCCGATGCCGACGATGTCGGCCGGGCCGAGCGGGGCGCGGCGCACCGGGCGGCCGTTGAGGTAGGTGCCGTTGTGGCTGTCCAGGTCGACGATCTCGTGCCCGCCGCCCGGCAGTTCGCGCAGTTCGGCGTGGCGCCGGGAGACCAGCAGGTCGTCCAGGACCAGGTCGTTGTCCTGCGAGCGGCCGATCCGTACGGTGGCGCCGGGCAGTTCCAGGACCGAGCTCGGGCTGCGGAAGACGCCCGAGCTCTGCGGGACGAGTAGGGTCGGGCGCTCGTCGGGGGCGGGGCAGGGCAGGCCGGCGAAGATCGCGGACGGGCCGGTGGCCGGGTCGCCGAAGCGCAGGCTGGTGCCCGGGCCGACGTCCTCGCGGTCGACCCGCCGGCCCTGGTCGTAGGTGCCGTTGGTGCTGCCGACGTCCTCCAGCAGCCAGTGTCCCTCGGCCGTGCGCAGCACCGCGTGGTGCCAGGAGACCCGGGGGTCGTCCAGCACGATCTCGCTGGTCGGGTCGCGGCCGAGGTGGTAGGCCCGGGTCGGGTCGATCAGCCGGGAGTCGCGGTCGGTGACCAGGACGAGGGGCGGCGCGGTGGGTGCGCCTGGGCGCTCTCCCATGCAGCGCATTCTATCGTCGGGCCTCGCCCTCGTGCTGCGCGAACGGCCTTTCCGGATGGTCACATTGGACTGGACCACTGCCTCGACGCGGCACTACCGGGTGAGCTTCCGGGGCCGGCGCCCGGCTCGCGGCCCTCACCTGAACGTGGGACGGCAGGGCCGGCGGGACGCGCTCACCCCAACGGGTCCTCGCCGTCCTCCCGGTCCGCCCCGTCGAACGTCCACGGCAGGTCCCAGGAACACGCCGAGGTCGCCCCGGAGGTGAGCCCCCACGGACTCGGCACCTCCTGGGTCTCCTCGTCGTCCCCGCCCTGCAGCGGCAGCCGGTCGATCACCGCGACCAGCGCGGGCGGCAGCTGGGGCGCCAGCCCCCGGTGCACCCGGGAGAGGATTTCGCGCCGCACGTCCTCCGGCAGCAGCGGTCGTTTCACCCGCAACGTCCGTGGCCCGCGCGGGCGTTCGGCCGTCGACAGCTGTTCGGACCAGGCCCGCCAGTAGTCGGCGTCGTCGGTCTCGCCGAGCTTCAGATGGTGCAGGTGGAGGCAGTACGCGGCCGTCCCGCTGCCCGAGCCCGCCGCGAAGCGCCACCAGAACTCGGCGGCCTCCTCCCTGCCGGTGGCGTACAGCAGCGCGCCGAACACCTCCGCCCCCTCCGGCTGGATCCGGCGCGCGTTGACCAGCAGGTCCAGCCCCTGGGAGGCGCACGGCGCGCCCAGCACCAGGGCGACCACCAGGCCCAGTTCGAAGGCGGCTTGCTCGTGCTCCGAGGGCAGGTGGGCCGGCGCGGCGGTGAGCCGGGCCTGCCGCAGGGCCGCGATCCGCTCGGCGTGGGCGCGTTCGGGTCGGGGCACGTGGACTGCCGCGCGCCCCTCGTCGGTGGTGCACGCCCCGCCGACCGGCCCGGTCTTCTCGTCGGTGGTCACGACTCGCCCTCCCGGTCCGGTAGTTCGCCCACCCCGAGCCGGCGCGCCAGCCGCTCCCGGGCGTGCCGCAGATTGGAGTGCACCGTCGCCACCGGCCGTCCCAGATAGGCCGCGATCACCTTGGCGTGCAGGCCCAGCAGATAGCGCAGGATCACCACGTCCCGCTGGCGGTCCGGCAGTTCGAGGATCGCCGCGTACAGCCGGACCTCGTCCGCCTCACTGTGCAGCAGCCCGTCGGCGACCTGCTTGAACGCCCCGATCACGGCCGCGAAGGTGACCGCCTCCACCTCGACGGGCTCGTCGGCGGCCACCCAGTCCCCGACGTGCCGGTTCGCCAACCGCCAGGCGTACGCGGCCGGTTCCTCGAACCGCAGCACCTGCGGCCAGCAGCGGGCGAGATCCGCCTTGACCGCCTCGACCACCAGCGCGGCGTCGGCCTGGCTGCCTATCCTGGTCAACGCGAGGGCGTGCCAAGCGGGTTCGTGAGTCTCACAGAACGCGGCGTAGGTGAGGTCCAGGCGCAGGCCCTCCTCCACCAGCACCGCCGTCCGCGCGGGGGCACCCCTGTCGATCGTCATCGAGCCTGCTTTCCGTGGCCGTCGGCTGCGCGCCGGGCCACCCGAGGGTCGGGCTGTCCGCGCCCATCCTCATTCCATCGGCCCCGTCACTCCAGGGCGCACGGCAAATACAGATTGTCATTCCATGTGATGAGAGGGTGGTTTGGGCCTGGGGGAGAGGATTGGCCGCCGGATACGCTGGGCACGAGTCGGACGGTGTGCACGGGGCCGAGGGGGAGTCGGATGAGCCGCTACGACGGGGTCGACCTGCGGCTGAACGTGCCGCACTCGGCCCGGATGTACGACTACTACCTCGGCGGCTTCACCAACTTCGCCGCCGACCGCGAGGCCGCCGGCCACGTCCTCGCCTCCGCCTCCTGGGTGCGCGAGGCGGCCCGCGCCAACCGCGCCTTCATGCACCGCTCGACCCGCACCCTCGCCCGGGCGGGCATCGACCAGTTCCTCGACATCGGCACCGGCATCCCCACCTCGCCCAACCTCCACGAGGTCGCCCAGAGCATCCGGCCCCGCGCCCGGGTCGTCTACGCCGACAACGACCCGATCGTGCTCACCCACGCCCAGGCGCTGCTCACCAGCTCCCCCGAGGGACGCACCGCGTACGTCGAAGCCGACGTCACCGACCCCGGCGGCCTGCTCGCCGCACCCGGGCTGCACGGGACCATCGACCTCACCCGCCCGGTCGCCCTCTCCCTCAACGCCCTGCTCCACTTCGTCCCCGACGCCCGAGGCGCCTACGAGCTGGTCGAATTCCTCAAGTCCGTGCTCGCCCCCGGCAGCGCCCTGGTGATGACCCACATCACGCCAGACTTCGCCCCCGAGGAGGTCAGCCGCATCGTCGGCATCTACGAGGCCGCCGGCACCGCCCTCCAGGCCCGCACCCGGGCCGAGTTCGCCCGCTTCTTCGACGGCTGGACCCTCCTCGACCCCGGCGTCGTCCCCCTCCCGCACTGGCGGCCCGACCCCGACGAGCCCCCCGTCCCCGCCGCCGACGCGGCCGGCTACGCCGCCGTGGCGCTCCGCCCCTGACCCCGTCCACTCCCGCCGACCCGACCTCTCTCGTCCCGTGCGCGCACCCCACCGCCCCGGCCTCTCTCATCTCACCCGTCCAACCCCCGCCGCCCCAGCCCCTCCCCTCCCACCCATGCACCCCCGCCGCCCCGGCCCCAGACTGGTGGTGGACCGACGCCGCCCCGCGAGGGAGACGCATGCTGCTGGGACTCACCACCGCGCTGCTCGCCACCGTCTGCTTCGGCTTCGGGGCGGTGTTCCAGGCGCGCGGAGCGCGCTCGGCGCCGCGCACGGACCGGGTGCGGGCGGGGCTGCTGGCCGCGCTGCTGCGGTCCTGGCAGTTCATCCTCGGCACCGCCCTCGACATCCTCGGTTTCGTGCTGAGCATCGTCGCCCTGCGCAGCCTCCCGCTGTTCCTCGTGCAGGCCGTCACGAGTTCCAGCCTCGCCGTCACCGCGCTGGCCGCCGTCTGGCTGCTGGGGGCACGGCTGCGCCGGGGTGACGCCGCGGGCATCCTCGCGGTCGTCGTCGGCCTCAGCCTGCTGGCGCTGGGTTCCGGTCGGGAGGGCCGGGAGTACGCCCCGGAGGCGTTCCACTGGGCGCTGCTCGCCACCACCGTCGTGATGCTGCTGGCCACGCTGGTGCTGGTGCGCCGGGACGGCACCGCCATCGCGGCCGGTCTGGGCCTGCTCGCGGGCGTGGGCTTCGGGATCACCAGCCTGGCCGTGCGCGTGCTGGACGCGTCCGGCCTGGCCGCCGTCTTCACCGACCCGGCCGCCTACGCCCTGGTACTCGGCGGGCTGGGCGGCTATCTGGCGTACGCCCTCGCCCTCCAGCGCGGCACGGTGACGGCGGCGACCGCCGCCGGGACGGTGGCCGAGACCTTCGGTCCGGCCCTGGTGGGGGTGGTCTCACTGGGGGATTCCGCCCGCCCCGGGTTCGCCTGGTGCGCGCTGACCGGCTTCGCGGTCGCGGTGGGCGGAACGTTCCTGCTCTCGCGCTTCGGCGAACTGGAGGGCGAGTCCGCCGAACTGTCGGTCTCGTACGAGAGTGCCGAGCCCGCCCCGGTAGCCCGGACGGATCTGCCGTGCGAAGGTGACTTGCCGGACAAATCGGACGGTAGGACGCCCACGGAGCGGCAGGTGAGCGATGGCGGAGGACGCCGCGATGGCTGAGCGAGCCCGGGCGCGGTCCCGGCGGTCAGGGCCGAACGACCGCCCCGTCGTACTGATCACCGGCGCCTCCTCGGGCATCGGCCTCGCCACCGCCACCCGGCTGGCCGAAGCCGGCTGGCAGACCCTGCTCTCCGGCACCGACCGCACCCGCCTCGACGCCCTCGCCGACCGCACCGGCGGACGCGCCCTGCCCGAGGACCTGAGCAAACCGGACGGCCCCGCCCGCCTCGCCGAGGCCGCGCTCGCCGCCGCCGGCCGGGTGGACGCGCTGGTCGCCAGCGCCGGCCTCGGCTGGCGCGGCCCGTTCGCCGAGACCCCCTCCGACACCCTCGACCGGATGATCGAGGTCAACTTCGCTGCTCCGCTGCGCCTGGTCCGGATGCTGCTGCCCGGCATGCTGGAGCGCCGCCACGGCCGGATCGTGCTGCTCGGCTCGATGGCAGGTCAGGTCGGCGTGCGCGACGAGTCCGGCTACTCGGCCACCAAGGGCGGGCTGGCGATGTTCGCCGAGAGCCTCTGGTACGAACTGCGCGGCACCGGCGTCGGCGTGCGGCTCGTCCTGCCCGGCGCGGTGGACACCCCGTTCTTCGACCGTCGGGGCACCCCCTACCAGCGCGAACGCCCGCGCCCGGTCTCGGCGGAACGGGTCGCG from Kitasatospora cathayae includes:
- a CDS encoding serine/threonine-protein kinase: MIPDEPPSAPSLPAGLVGRKVAGYRLEKEIGRGGMAVVYRAKDLRLGRTVAVKLLAPELARNEVFRQRFMHESEAAAGIDHPHIIPVFEAGEHDGILYLAMRFVEGGDLRALINRDGPVPIERATRLALQIASALDAAHDHELVHRDVKPGNVLVAAGTDSEHPEHLYLADFGLTKKSLSLSGLTSVGQIVGTLDYAAPEQISGKPLDGRCDQYSLGCVVYELLAGTPPFRRESDLALLWAHLNDPPPGLLGPRPDLPEAVEAVVARALAKEPGERYPSCLRFVDELRAAIGPAPWSGSGPPTRAVPAVARAPGAPVPEPPAWAGPVVHPPFRD
- a CDS encoding FHA domain-containing protein, yielding MGERPGAPTAPPLVLVTDRDSRLIDPTRAYHLGRDPTSEIVLDDPRVSWHHAVLRTAEGHWLLEDVGSTNGTYDQGRRVDREDVGPGTSLRFGDPATGPSAIFAGLPCPAPDERPTLLVPQSSGVFRSPSSVLELPGATVRIGRSQDNDLVLDDLLVSRRHAELRELPGGGHEIVDLDSHNGTYLNGRPVRRAPLGPADIVGIGHSALCLVDGRLVEYTDTGEISLDVQHLVVRVGPDHRVLLDDVGFPLAEKALLAVAGPSGAGKSTLLNALTGLRPADQGTVLYDGRDLYRDYAELRRRIGLVPQDDILHTQLTVRRALSYAAELRFPGDTAPHEREARVSEVIHELGLEERDQQVIASLSGGQRKRVSIALELLTKPSLLFLDEPTSGLDPGMERSVMRMLRGLADDGRTVVVVTHSVLSLNVCDRLLVLAPGGRTAYYGPPTEALAYFGQEEWPEAFEAFESDSAGVCQQRFRTSPQYRRYVTAEAAHPAHPPASAAPVIGREKPQSWLSQLGTLVRRYAAVLAADRLFLTVMIALPFIIGVMCRVMAGSRLTDENSINCLLTLCLGGVLIGSANAVREVVKERAIYRRERVVGLSRSAYLVSKVVVLGTITVAQSAVLTVVGLAGVTLSAQPRPNAPPPVTTGVLMPQVPELIIAIALLAFTSMTLGLVVSAFVDKEETTMPLLVLLAIVQVVFSGLMLKLHGVPGLEQFAWLIPSRWGLSAMARTVDLSRLTVPTPITADPMFRHERGGWLLSMVALPVLALAYGLAVLALLRRHEPTIMRK
- a CDS encoding RNA polymerase sigma factor; its protein translation is MTIDRGAPARTAVLVEEGLRLDLTYAAFCETHEPAWHALALTRIGSQADAALVVEAVKADLARCWPQVLRFEEPAAYAWRLANRHVGDWVAADEPVEVEAVTFAAVIGAFKQVADGLLHSEADEVRLYAAILELPDRQRDVVILRYLLGLHAKVIAAYLGRPVATVHSNLRHARERLARRLGVGELPDREGES
- a CDS encoding DUF1304 domain-containing protein, whose translation is MNAVSQVFAMLAAAIHLVVWPLESYLYGHPRVRYLLTGSTADAPEVRLWRFNVGFYNLFLALGLVAGLVLLHTGHSGSGRPVILYVAAFMVAGGITLVVSEPKLWRGALGQAVPAAVILIAEAV
- a CDS encoding SH3 domain-containing protein yields the protein MDEFAFRPTHVAPPNGMATWTAPDPARPSARLDPLLPVRLIVRQGDWAQVLCSNGWTAWVDGRLLVALPQPPPGASGPPARTADPRPALAEVEAALSRHRALLEDLAAGTLDLESFRERTRGLRIGLLTDGEALWVFDPVHDRWCYCDGLQLQTYAATDRPSPAPVSTPVSPVPPTTSPAPTPPPAASPAASPVHSPYAPTRTGEP
- a CDS encoding SDR family NAD(P)-dependent oxidoreductase yields the protein MAERARARSRRSGPNDRPVVLITGASSGIGLATATRLAEAGWQTLLSGTDRTRLDALADRTGGRALPEDLSKPDGPARLAEAALAAAGRVDALVASAGLGWRGPFAETPSDTLDRMIEVNFAAPLRLVRMLLPGMLERRHGRIVLLGSMAGQVGVRDESGYSATKGGLAMFAESLWYELRGTGVGVRLVLPGAVDTPFFDRRGTPYQRERPRPVSAERVAETVVATMTTERDRLYVPHWLGFPARIHGVAPGVFRRMASRFG
- a CDS encoding SAM-dependent methyltransferase, with the translated sequence MSRYDGVDLRLNVPHSARMYDYYLGGFTNFAADREAAGHVLASASWVREAARANRAFMHRSTRTLARAGIDQFLDIGTGIPTSPNLHEVAQSIRPRARVVYADNDPIVLTHAQALLTSSPEGRTAYVEADVTDPGGLLAAPGLHGTIDLTRPVALSLNALLHFVPDARGAYELVEFLKSVLAPGSALVMTHITPDFAPEEVSRIVGIYEAAGTALQARTRAEFARFFDGWTLLDPGVVPLPHWRPDPDEPPVPAADAAGYAAVALRP